In a genomic window of Telopea speciosissima isolate NSW1024214 ecotype Mountain lineage chromosome 5, Tspe_v1, whole genome shotgun sequence:
- the LOC122661757 gene encoding UDP-glycosyltransferase 91C1-like encodes MADQNEIHIVMLPWLAFGHMIPFLELSKLLAQRGHRISFVSTPRNIARLPKPPPNLAPLISFVKLSLPHVDGLPENAEATSDVSYEKIPYLKKAFDGLEQPLTRILEISPPDWIIYDFPPHWLPPIASRLGVPCAFFYTLTAAAIAFFVPPRTQGSTTVDQIEHSRTKPKHFTAPPNWVPFPSDVAFRLHEILRMFDRVDANASGVSDLYRLSSTMNGCNIVVVRSCIEFEAEWLNLLQGGFFQKPVIPVGLFPPETKDTGDADDDVDERWIGISEWLDKQREGSVVYIALGSEVTPSRDEMNELALGLELSGLPFFWVIRMSPGPTGSDCVLPSGFEERTGGQGFIYRGWAPQLKVLAHPSVGSFVTHCGWSSIIEGFALGCPLILLPLLNDQPLNARLLQSKKIGLEIPRDERDGSLSRDSVAESLRIVMVEKAEFFKAQAREMQEIFGNKARQDQYVDDFTQYLEDHGRQCSQSVRIEEKSIVFGQNMSL; translated from the coding sequence ATGGCTGACCAGAATGAGATTCACATTGTGATGTTACCATGGTTAGCGTTTGGTCACATGATACCCTTTCTGGAGCTCTCTAAACTCTTAGCACAGAGAGGTCACCGTATATCTTTCGTGTCCACGCCCAGAAACATCGCTAGGCTCCCAAAACCTCCTCCAAATCTGGCGCCTCTCATCAGTTTTGTGAAGCTCTCTTTACCTCACGTCGATGGCTTGCCGGAGAACGCCGAGGCCACCTCCGACGTCTCCTACGAAAAGATCCCTTACCTTAAGAAGGCCTTCGATGGTCTAGAGCAACCATTAACTCGTATCCTTGAGATATCCCCTCCAGATTGGATTATTTACGACTTCCCTCCTCACTGGTTGCCACCCATTGCGTCCAGACTTGGCGTGCCATGTGCCTTCTTCTATACTTTAACCGCAGCCGCGATTGCTTTCTTTGTGCCACCACGGACGCAGGGTTCAACTACCGTTGATCAAATCGAACACTCGAGAACGAAACCAAAGCACTTCACTGCTCCTCCCAATTGGGTTCCTTTCCCTTCCGATGTGGCGTTTCGTCTCCATGAGATTCTAAGAATGTTTGATCGCGTCGATGCGAATGCTTCCGGAGTGTCCGATTTGTATCGTTTAAGCTCGACGATGAACGGCTGCAACATCGTGGTCGTGCGAAGCTGTATAGAATTCGAGGCTGAGTGGCTTAATCTTCTCCAAGGGGGATTTTTTCAGAAACCAGTTATTCCGGTGGGTTTATTTCCACCGGAGACAAAAGATACCGGAGATGCTGACGATGACGTAGATGAGCGTTGGATCGGAATCAGCGAGTGGCTTGACAAACAGAGGGAAGGATCGGTGGTGTATATAGCTCTCGGCAGCGAGGTAACACCGAGTCGAGATGAAATGAACGAGTTGGCTCTTGGGTTAGAGTTGTCCGGGTTGCCATTCTTTTGGGTAATAAGGATGTCACCTGGACCGACCGGGTCTGATTGCGTGTTGCCATCCGGTTTTGAGGAGCGAACCGGAGGTCAGGGTTTCATTTATCGTGGTTGGGCACCGCAACTGAAGGTATTGGCGCACCCTTCGGTTGGTTCTTTCGTGACTCACTGTGGTTGGAGTTCTATCATCGAAGGCTTTGCCTTGGGTTGTCCCCTTATATTACTGCCTCTATTGAACGATCAACCATTGAATGCTCGGCTGTTGCAAAGTAAGAAGATTGGGTTAGAGATTCCGAGGGACGAACGAGACGGGTCGTTGAGTAGGGACTCAGTGGCGGAATCGCTAAGGATTGTAATGGTGGAGAAGGCCGAGTTCTTCAAGGCCCAAGCTAGAGAAATGCAAGAGATATTCGGCAACAAAGCTCGTCAGGATCAATACGTCGATGATTTCACTCAATACCTCGAAGACCATGGCCGCCAATGCTCGCAATCGGTGAGGATCGAAGAGAAATCAATCGTGTTCGGCCAAAACATGTCCTTATAA